One window of the Rhinatrema bivittatum unplaced genomic scaffold, aRhiBiv1.1, whole genome shotgun sequence genome contains the following:
- the LOC115082044 gene encoding LOW QUALITY PROTEIN: neuromedin-U receptor 1-like (The sequence of the model RefSeq protein was modified relative to this genomic sequence to represent the inferred CDS: inserted 1 base in 1 codon), whose amino-acid sequence MLRSYANSSIVEILQHHREPTHRQGYQDQCNRSHQEIILGCDFPDPEDCNSTIEELLFKYLGPRRSSFFTPICVIYLLIFVVGAIGNTLTCIVIIKHKIMKTPTNYYLFSLAVSDLLVLLLGMPLELYELWSNYPFLFGTGGCYFKTLLFETVCFASILNVTALSVERYIAVVHPLKAKYVVTRXHAKRVIVTVWAISILCSIPNTTLIGIVHLDVPGRGVIPNSSTCTLVKPRWMYNLLIQITTILFFFLPMGTISILYLLIGLQLKKEKMLQVLETNAAGEGDRYQNVRIQQEKARRRQVTKMLCKSASLRFS is encoded by the exons ATGTTGCGGTCATATGCCAACTCTTCCATTGTGGAGATTCTACAACACCACAGAGAACCGACTCACAGGCAGGGCTACCAAGACCAGTGCAACAGAAGCCATCAGGAAATCATTTTGGGCTGCGATTTTCCAGATCCTGAGGACTGTAATTCTACCATAGAGGAGCTATTGTTCAAATATTTAGGCCCTAGGAGGTCCAGTTTCTTCACCCCAATCTGCGTCATTTACCTTCTTATTTTTGTAGTGGGTGCCATTGGAAATACCTTGACCTGTATTGTGATCATCAAGCACAAGATCATGAAGACACCCACCAATTATTACTTGTTCAGTCTTGCAGTGTCTGACCTCTTGGTCCTGCTTTTGGGGATGCCTTTGGAACTTTATGAGCTGTGGAGTAATTACCCCTTTCTCTTTGGAACTGGGGGCTGCTACTTTAAAACCTTGCTTTTCGAGACCGTTTGCTTCGCTTCCATTCTGAACGTGACGGCTTTGAGTGTGGAGCGCTACATTGCCGTTGTCCATCCACTCAAAGCCAAATACGTGGTGACCA AGCATGCCAAGAGGGTCATTGTTACTGTTTGGGCGATCTCCATCCTCTGCTCCATTCCCAACACCACCCTTATCGGTATCGTCCACCTGGATGTGCCTGGCAGGGGGGTGATCCCCAATTCTTCCACCTGCACCTTAGTGAAGCCACGTTGGATGTACAACCTCCTCATTCAGATCACCACcattctcttcttcttccttccaaTGGGGACCATCAGCATCCTCTATCTGCTCATTGGCTTGCAGCTCAAAAAGGAAAAGATGCTGCAGGTACTGGAGACGAATGCTGCTGGAGAGGGTGACAGGTACCAGAATGTCCGCATCCAGCAGGAGAAGGCCAGAAGGCGGCAGGTCACTAAGATGTTGTGTAAGTCTGCAAGTTTGAGATTTTCTTAA